The Manis javanica isolate MJ-LG chromosome 13, MJ_LKY, whole genome shotgun sequence region GCCACCTGCATCTGccgtgggtctggagcaggacacagagaaagggtcaccccggggctgattccccgcaccttacaatgacagaagagccctcactgccttgaagggaaccccagtccgggaagcccaccctagacggtcccctggccacagcccctcaccttccagctctaccaccgtgggccccaggtgctcctcctggaccaagtggtggaggacttggccctCCAGGGTGGATGAAGGCTGGCTGGCATTGATGGTGCAGGGCacatgctcgggctcccaggcagGGCGCCTATCCCgtcccatcctggggctgggggaacgCCGGGGGGTTGTCAGAGTGAGAAGCTTggtctttccagccacactgccctccgggtccacccttgtgtgggcctggccgctgtgcactcccctgcctgtccaggcacctgcccctccccctcctgaccctgcgtgtctgtcctgggaccccatccactcccatcctcccaaataggaagtccccagtcgttAGCCTGCCAGTGGGAATCTgaagatgagtgacctgctgggctctgctgtgggctcatggggctccagctcagaGGCTGGCTCtgaggctgaggccactgctgggacatcctccagCTCTGCAGGGGCTAAGGCAGGTGACACCTCCcgtcgctccagcacaggggtctcagggagctccggGACGGGCTCTAGGCACGAAGCCGGCCCTCCCCGTGTCTCTGGGGCCAGCTGCGTCTGccgtgggtctggagcaggacacagagaaagggtcaccccggggctgattccccGTGCCTCACAATGACAGAagagccctcactgccttgaagggaaccccagtccgggaagcccaccctagatggtcccctggccacagcccctcaccttccagctctgccaccgtgggccccaggtgctcctcctggaccaagtggtggaggacttggccctCCAGGGTGGATGAAGGCTGGCTGGCATTGATGGTGCAGGGCacatgctcgggctcccaggcagGGCGCCTATCCCGTCCCATCCTGGGCCTGGGGGAAGGCcggggggtggcagagtgagaagcctggtctttccagccacactgccctccgggtccacccttgtgtgggcctggccgctgtgcactcccctgcctgtccagtcacctgcccctccccctcctgaccCTGCGtatctgtcctgggaccccatcctctcccatcctcccgaataggaagtccccagtcattATCCTGCCAATGGGAATCTgaagatgagtgacctgctgggcCCTGCTgtgggctcatggggctccagctcgggggCTGGCTCtgaggctgaggccactgctgggacatcctccagctctgcaggggctgaggcaggtgaCACGTCCcgtcgctccagcacaggggtctcagggagctcctggactggggccagctgcctctgccatgggtctggagcaggacacagagaaagggtcaccccgggCCTGATTCCCCTTGACTTACAATGAGAGAagagccctcactgccttgaagggaaccccagtctgggaagcccaccctagacggtcccctggccgcagcccctcaccttccagctctgccaccgtgggtcccaggtgctcctcctggaccaagtggtggaggacttggccctCCAGGGTGGATGAAGGCTGGCTGTCATGGTGGACCCTGGGCGCACTCTCGGGCTCCCAGGCAACGCGCCTAGCCCGTCCCATCCTGGGGCTGCGGGAAGGCCGgtgggtggcagagtgagaagcctggtctttccagccacactgccctccgggtccacccttgtgtgggcctggccgctgtgcactcccctgcctatccaggcacctgcccctccccctcctgaccctgcgtgtctgtcctgggaccccatcctctcccatcctcccgaatAGGAAGTCCCTAGTCATCAGTCCGCCCATGGGAATCTGACGATGGGTGAccgctgggctctgctgggctcctcctgccccaagccccaaactcctcctccccccattctGTGAGACGGGCAGCGCCCCCACTGGACCCAGTGAATGCTCACATTTGCAGTTCCTCTGGCCACTTGTAAGGCCCCTTGTAACTCAAGGAGGCCCTGAGGACATTGCCCGTGACTCTCCCCGGCCGTGAcctgcggatgacgcctgaagtgactACCCGACTCGGCCCAGGACAGGGTTccagtattgtgtctgcttccttcactcaatTATGCAAAGTGTCCCCAAAGGGTGTGCACAAATacctattgttgctgaaggaagttCTTCCCGAACCTTcccaggtacccctctgctgcccccagaggtccCTCATGTGGCCACGGTGAGGACAAGGACCGGGCCCAGCCACAGGGAATCGCGAGCCTCAGTTCCAAAggctgctttccatgtgcttttccaaatgagccaggctccaggccactgaTGGGTGAGGCCTAAGGCTTTTCatcaggtacagagaagtaagccccgaagtggcccagcttggccggCAGTCCTTTACAGTGCCAGGCgccaggggagcccctctaaGGCTCCTCCCGTGTTAccatgggcaccctaacaggctgatcGCCAGCCACCCTGCCCATCAGAGGAGCACACTgcggctcagacacatgtggggacacGCAAGACACAccgcgggctgtgggcagaggcccgactgTGCCGAGGATGGGGTGGGTGCTCACCGGGGGAGCCGCTGGTCCGTGGTCGGCTGGTCAGCGTCCTCGGGAGTGCTCCGGCTGGTGTTTGGAGCTCGTTCCTCCCATGCTGTGCGCCTTGTCTGCCTCCTCCTCACGCCCGTCTGGGGAACCCTGCTCATGTTGAGCTCACTCCGATAGAGAGTTAGCTCACCATCTCGCTGAGAGGGGCAGCagggatatagtcagtgggaaatccaggaaccaccaggacgagggaggtttgTGGCTCACCTGAggtcccccagccccctggggtgcgagcaaggagaggcacggggtgcccccgggaacaaggttccaggccctctggagtggtCCTGTTGGCCACTCTCGAGGGAGGGCCCTGGGAGGGCCTTGGCCGGTTGCCGGGTGTGGAACGGGGTCCTGGGGTGTACACAGCCTGCCCCACGTCCggggagatggagtaggtgaatccatccaccagctcctccacgctccccagggtggagctctgcaaagccgGCACCTGGTAGCTGGGGAGGAGGCACCCGGGGATGCctggacctccccgcagggggcAACGTGGGCCCCAAACTTGACGGAGATCAGGCGCACAGGGCCATCTGCATAGACATCCAGTCCCTCAGGGAAGAAGAGGACACCCCTGGGCTCAGgactaacatgtgggtggaagtacctggtcccaacactcacctccgtgtcctgaatgatgagaccagagctgtgacactgactgccccaccAGGGGGCCACCACCTCACAACAAGCTCCCACCCTAGAAcatcccccctcctccccagcctgcagtcccacccctgccccacgcCCACCGCAGACACATTAGGGGCGAGGGGGAAGGGCAGCAGGGGATGGGTCACACagtggcctggccctggaggggcccgctctgggctgccctgtgttacctcggacTCCCCCAGGAGACACGGACAGAGGCggtggaggaggtcactgagccaacgcccacagcgagcaggagGACTCTCCCtctcggcttccctgactcccacgccttcagaaggctccgcacaacaagaccgcatgttgctctgtcgagcgcctccggtcaagtgagcaggactggggtctgcgaccaggagctgggttccgtccgggtcacaattgaggttctactgggcgtgtcatcagagacatcacttcttcaagggcccctccctgcattcagacacgcccacatgcccctctgggctgctgactgcccaccctcctggcccttgccatgccTGAGTACACACATCTCCACCAGAGTCCTCCCCACGCTCTCTGGCAATGTCACCGGGGTCCCAGCTttgaggagacaagagctgagctcaggcctctttttctcaccagttccctgtcctgctgaggccACGGCACCTCCCAGGACCTGCCCAACATCCCAACCTGCACAGGgagggtcatgccagacattcctccctagggacatccccagggatacatggatgacacctccagctcctgggggctggtgtcacctgtgtctgatgcacagactcagagatggaagaaTGCCAAGCAGGCTTGGCATGGAGCGTGGACCACCATGCAAGTGAGGCCTGGGGTctgggccttgtgatcttgggcaagtccgTCTCACGCTAGGCCGTTTCCAGGTGTGCACCTGGAAGGGGCGGCAATGAGAGGGGATCCGGGTGTTGTCATCTACTGccttccaccttccaaaggtccaggctgctctcaaactaggtgcttttcagaccaatcagtaaatgggtcagagtagcccactggaaatgaggtctatgctgcctctgaaatccgaggtggtccaccaggctgctgtgcaTTATGTGTATGTGGGCGGGAAGAGGGGCCAGATACAGCACCTTATTCATCACCTTACAAGGGAGAGCTTAGCATGCCCACATGATAGACTTGTAGAAACTTCtctaagacaaaagaaaggcccctgaatttttgttggatttatttcccaccttctgacacaTGACTGTTTTATCAATATGCTTGATAGGTCAGTGCAGGTGGATCACACttgtggcctggccctggagtggcccgctctgggctgccctgtgttacctcgggggtCCTCGGGTGACACGGGAGTTGTACTTCCTGATCACTGCGTCCAATCAGCATAGTACCATCAATGTGATGGGCCAGCGTGatgtcttctggaaggaaaaggagacgAAGGTTCCTTCTGACTAAATGACAACCTAAGTCTGGAGGTCTGATAtacctctgagatagttttctctccttgccgGCTGAAAGCTAACTGCCCTGCTGGTCTCTACTCACAGgaggagaacaaagagcattttcctgaccaatACTTACACACTGGCAGCTTGGGGatcaagtgatgaagccccatgtgcagcagtaacGGCAACCTGAGCCACTGTGATTACGTTGACAATCATGCACTGGCATCTCCAAGATTCATCTGTTTTCGGAGTAGGCCAAGTGAGTGACTTCCACAAGGGTATGTGGAAATCACCACCCCGACATCTTGCAAATCCTTGGTGGTGACACCGGTTTCTGTACTCTCTCCTGGAAGGCGTTACTGCTTTCAATGTGTACTTTAGAGGGAATCCTAGAGGCTTGTGCTGGAGCTACCGCACAGCACGAATTCCTTgccggcacagtcccctgtggctagcgaggaggaaggcaggagctcTGCCTTCCTCCAGGACAGCTCGGCCTTGCGCCCTGACACCGAGGGAGCGGCACTGCGGGCACTTGGTCGGGGGGGCCGCTCCTGGTACCAGAACCCAGTCCTTGTCCCTGAGGTCAAAGcacaaaacacagtgacaaggttttgaggaaaggaaagaatagtttattgatttcatagcaaatgagggagtggcaggctcctgccttagagaaccaccgtcctcctgacacacaagcggtcagggcttttcgaggggaaatcgtgggagaggggctggggtgcagacCCATGAAGCGGCAGCTTGCAAGGATCCAAGCAGACATTCCTGTGCTGATTCACtagcttttagtttttcttttctgctcctcctcagtcCCCTGGGACAGGATGCTTTTTGAGTCCCCATTTTAGTGaactttactggccttaattctctctcaTCCCGCtcctatctatttttctgcctaacactcccaagactgaccagccTCTCGGTAAACATCCCATAGACATGCAAACAGGCACTTCAGGTCTACAATGGGTGACACCCAGGCAAGGATCCTGGCtataacttccattttctccacaccccATCCTGGTCCTTTTAACCAAAAGAGAGAGGTCCTGGGTCAGCCCTTAGTAAACATAGCTACTTGActggtggtgggaggaagaattTCTTCCGTCCCTCGAGGTTCCCTTAGCTGGTCTAAGaaacaaattgacatgagacagattaacaggagaaaaaggaacaaaatttaattaagtacatacagggaagccatagacatgtgttccacagacagggtgtgggtaaaattgcaatatttccagaatttccagaatctcttggccTGACTTGAGTGCTTCTCcctatcaacaggtgtttccaagggctggagagaagtagtccgtctCCACGTCAGTGGGTCATTACGTGGGCgagcgagggcttatctggaccagggAGCTTGCTGGGAGTATTCGCTCTCTTCgactgcagcaggagagagagacgcAGGGCGACtccttgtaggcaataaatgacttttaaacattatttctccctttgcctgatttcgctttcaaaggtgttttgccctgggatctcccctccctggagttacgcagggagaatgaggtctgtgtgtcatcctgaaccaaggagaaggggtgagggtctgcgacctcaaaggaaaagggaagtaattcacaggaatataaaacagaaaacgtctgataaacaaaatacttgatgggacaCACAGAAACCATGAGGGGGCAGAATGGGGAATTTTGACAGACTAAAATGATACCAGGGTCCTTGTTCcccggagtcaaagaatgaacttcgcaaacactccaagtaggaaagaaagccagggaagcttttatttagagagaaagtggtaggaaagagctcctggggcttgcaggaggggagggacaagagagtccgctGCCCCCTGCCCCGCCCGCTCACCGCGGGTGCCCCcccctcgcccagccccttcccggCCCCACCGAGACCACCTGTGGCTGCCGGGGCCTCGTCCCCCACCCCGACACGCgtccaggggctggggctgggggtgggattgggcacacccgccttcagcctggcagccccgcccagaggcagggccaacccgCGGGCAGGCCGGCAGGTCCCCCACCctgcaggcaggccttgggctccctccgcAGCCCAGGAGCCCGGGTATCGGCTCTGAGTGGGAACCTGGACAAGGTCCTCTAGGCATGTTTAAGCTTACCCTCCATCTTGCCTCTGTCCCCTCCGGGGTGCTCCACTAGCGTCTGGGATCTTTCCTGCTGCGCCTGGTGTGCTGTGCCACTGCCACAGCCTACAGCTCCAGGTGGCAGCCAGCCCACAGTCAGGTCTTGGCTGCTCCCTACTGACCcttgggaggagaggaggcaatAGGGGCCTGTGTTCACCTTTGTCACCTAACCCCTTCAGCAGGCTGTACACACTCCGGTTCACCTCTTCCCTAAAGGTCTGGAAACAATTGCAGAAGGAACTTAGAATGAAGGACAGAAGTTCAAGTTCTAGCTCATCTGGACTTTTAGAGAAGGCTGGTTTCCAGACATCTCTGACCCGCCTGGCATCCTCACTGCCTCTCTTGGTGCCTTGGTTAAGAGGGTAGGCTTTGCAGGTTGCACTGCCCGGGTTTGTCCTTGTCATTCATTAACAGTGTGGCCTTGGGCTAAAATATCAGAGCCATTGTCAGAGTCTCAGGCATGTCAGAGCCAGTATGGACTGCTTATCAGTACTGCTCGTTTGGTTAGCTGTGATGACGGCATTGAGGGTTTGTAAGGAAATTTCTCCTCCTTTCATAAACCCAGGTATTTGAGCAGCGGGAAATGAGGTAGCAGTCTCTGGGATCCACTTTAGAAAATACTCTGACGTAAAAAGGAGGTGGTGATGTGACAGCAGTACACAGATGGCTGCTGAAGCAGGGCCGTGAGCACGTGAGGGGGGTACCCTCGTGCTCTCCAGACTTCTGTGTATGTTTGGGACTTTTCAGAATATAGagtcaacatacaaaagacaaggaGGTCTCATTCCTTGTATCCCTGCAAACCTGCCAGGGACAGAAGCAGCACTTTAAACAACTGCTGCATTGGCAGTTTATTCTGAGTCTCCCTGTAGCTTCCAGCTCTCCTCCGAGCCACCACCTTGTCTAGGCATGGGCGGGGATCGCTCTCTGTAACAAGGCTTGCCAGGCCCAACGTTAGGGAATTCTTGTTTTGGATTCtgtattcacatttttaaaaaatgacgaGTTTCCTGTTTGAAGAGACTTGAAAACAGTCGTCTTGTTTTCAGGTACGGCCGTCCTCTGCCTTCTCCTTTTTAAATGCTATTAGGAGTTTTATCTCCAAGGAGTGAACAGAATCGCGAGGAGCGGCCTAGGCAGACCCTGCAGGAAGGGAAGGCTTGCAGGGTGAGGAGTGTGAGTCGGTGTTGGCCGTGGCAGTCACAGCTTGCGGCAGGGACAATCGCAGAGACagcaagggaagagaaaaataaaatctctacaTTAAATCGGGATGGGCTAGGGAGGCGGAGAGAGGCCCGAGAAATTTGGGCGGGCGGGCTGGCATGTGTCTGGGGGCGCATTCAAACCAGTGCTCCCCGGCCCCCCGCCCGCCGTGCGCCCCGGACCCCCGTGCGCTCCCGCTCTCTGCTCGGCGGCCGCTGCTCTGCCCTTGGCGCACACGCCCCTAGCGCGGCCACCCGAGAGGGACCTCTCTGCGCTCTGGGGAGTCTCTCGGCCTCAGGTTTGGCGGGTGCAGCCTGGAGAAAGCACCTGTATGAAATCGTGCATATTAAGTGAAAAGGTCTGAAAAGTTCTGGGCAAGGGGTTTTGAGCCGAATGTGGAAGCCCCTGTTAGTACCCGACCCCGATACGGTGCAGTACAGTCAGGTCGCTAGTCCTCTTGCCAGAGAGGAGCTTGTGCACCAGGTGGTTTGCGTCTGCAAGCTCAGTAAGTACGTACCGTACGCATCTCTGAGCCGACATTACCTACCCCAGGGATCAGGCTGGCAAAGAAAGGCACTTGAGGTAAAGGTTTGGCTTGACATTAATCCAGAGCTTCTGGAATGAGCTATTTAAAAGTTTGGAATATTCTTGCAGACTTTTTTGCCGTATGCAGAGTAAACCGCTCTCCTGTCCTAATACTGCCCTACTTTATACGGTGAACTTGAAGTTGGTCTGCAGGTGACTGTAGGAAATAAACTTCAGATtagaaatgtttcagaaaaaacAATTGACTGATCGTAAAGTTTCATCAGGCACAGCCTTGAAAGCGTCCAAGATTTTAATTAGAGCTCAAAGGAACTTTGCATACCTATTTGGTGTATTCCTCCAAATCTGTACTTCaaccatcaaaaatatatatttatgtctaaTTTCTAAGGATTGAGATGTTTGACACCACTTAGTACCTTGTCTCAGTGTTAAAAGTTAAAAGTTTTGGCTGAGTAGAAAAAAGTTTTGAATtgcttttaaatgtcttcctGTTCTTTTTGATGACTTCAAGTCAtaatgtttattctctttttctgggTTAATTAGCCTATCTCTTTTTGATATTTGCATTCTGATCACATCTCCAAAACTctggttttaaaaagtatttacatCTGGATCCTCTCTGGTGACCATACCATTTTTAGTCTGTGGGGCTACCTAGACTCAAGAATAGTGGCACTCGTGTTCTTGTACGGTGATGTTTCAGCTACAGCTCTGTAACAACAGGTATGACTTGAATGGGATGTCCGAAAGAGAGGTCAGAGTGAACTCACAGACCCAGACCCAGAGACTCTGTTCCACCCCCTGGCGCAGAGCTGCCCTGAAGGGagggcaaagagaaagaaaggttcTAGATGAGGAGAGGTACACTGGGAGAAGAAAAAGCACGCAGATTGAGGGCCTCGTTCCGGCTTCTCTGGCTGCCCAGAGCCTTGGAATACAGCAAACTCGTGTCCGTCTTTTGACTTCTTCAAGCTTCCCTTGAGCCCAGCACCAGCATTTTTTCTGACTCACTAGCCCCACCATCTTTCTCACGCTGAGCTGACAGAATGCC contains the following coding sequences:
- the LOC140845809 gene encoding uncharacterized protein, with the protein product MRSCCAEPSEGVGVREAERESPPARCGRWLSDLLHRLCPCLLGESERDGELTLYRSELNMSRVPQTGVRRRQTRRTAWEERAPNTSRSTPEDADQPTTDQRLPRSRPGRVTGNVLRASLSYKGPYKWPEELQIPRMGRARRVAWEPESAPRVHHDSQPSSTLEGQVLHHLVQEEHLGPTVAELEDPWQRQLAPVQELPETPVLERRDVSPASAPAELEDVPAVASASEPAPELEPHEPTAGPSRPRMGRDRRPAWEPEHVPCTINASQPSSTLEGQVLHHLVQEEHLGPTVAELEGEGLWPGDHLGWASRTGVPFKAVRALLSL